A DNA window from Anser cygnoides isolate HZ-2024a breed goose chromosome 21, Taihu_goose_T2T_genome, whole genome shotgun sequence contains the following coding sequences:
- the TMPRSS4 gene encoding transmembrane protease serine 4 isoform X1, translating into MDMDSASERLNGSGGPSTRPKTCSVRQSFMRVGIPVLVVVLSLACLAGIGLLVKAYLDYHYFFCKQPLRLLPLRRVCDGEADCLHGEDEASCPQHVPEGPQAGARVSRDRSILQVLNRNTGAWSCVCHDHFNLALAKAACEQMGYSSTPTFRAVEAGAGQPLPPCDLVLSEGSLQVPKPGRKCLSGSVVSLVCSSCGESVRTPRVLGGRPAAIESWPWQVSLQYRTEHICGGSIIDPSWILTAAHCFRNNLILQSWRVKVGSDLLSGSTTLAVEKVLLAEVTPPSPKNNDIALVKLQSPLQVSDRIKPICLPYFDEELVPGTSLWVTGWGYTKEHGKLSETLQQAEVKLVDTTSCNLAAYHGEVTEKMLCAGLPQGGVDTCQGDSGGPLMYLGRHWQVVGIVSWGQGCGTPSTPGVYTGVRAYLNWIYTIRRSEL; encoded by the exons ATGGACATG GACTCAGCCTCCGAGCGGCTGAACGGCAGCGGAG GTCCCAGCACAAGACCCAAAACCTGCTCGGTGCGGCAGTCCTTTATGCGGGTCGGCATCCCTGTCCTGGTGGTCGTGCTCAGCCTCGCCTGCCTGGCTGGGATCGGGCTCCTGG TCAAGGCTTACCTGGACTACCACTACTTCTTCTGCAAGCAGCCCCTGAGGCTGCTGCCCCTGAGGCGGGTCTGCGACGGGGAGGCAGACTGCCTGCACGGTGAGGACGAGgccagctgtccccagcacgTCCCCGAGGGGCCGCAGGCTGGTG cccgCGTCTCCAGGGACAGATCCATCCTGCAGGTGCTGAACAGGAACACCGGAGCCTGGTCCTGCGTCTGCCACGACCACTTCAACCTGGCCCTGGCCAAGGCAGCGTGCGAGCAAATGGGCTACAGCAG CACCCCGACCTTCCGAGCAGTGGAGGCGGGcgcggggcagcccctgcctccctgcGACCTGGTGCTGAGCGAGGGCAGCCTGCAGGTGCCCAAGCCAGGCAG GAAATGCCTCTCCGGATCGGTTGTTTCACTCGTTTGTTCCA GCTGCGGCGAGAGCGTGAGGACGCCGCGCGTGCTGGGCGGGAGGCCAGCGGCCATCGAATCGTGGCCGTGGCAGGTAAGCCTGCAGTACAGGACGGAGCACATCTGCGGGGGCAGCATCATCGACCCCAGCTGGATCCTCACCGCGGCGCACTGCTTCAG GAACAACCTCATCCTCCAGAGCTGGCGAGTGAAGGTCGGCTCTGACCTCCTCTCGGGCTCCACCACCCTGGCTGTGGAGAAGGTCTTGCTGGCCGAGGTGACGCCGCCGTCCCCCAAGAACAACGACATCGCCCTGGTGAAGCTGCAGTCTCCCCTGCAGGTCTCAG ACAGAATCAAGCCCATCTGCCTGCCCTACTTCGACGAGGAGCTGGTGCCAGGCACGTCCCTGTGGGTGACAGGCTGGGGCTACACAAAGGAGCACG GGAAATTGTCGGAGACCCTGCAGCAGGCGGAGGTGAAGCTGGTCGACACCACGAGCTGCAACCTGGCTGCGTACCACGGGGAGGTGACGGAGAAGATGCTGTGCGCTGGCTTGCCGCAGGGCGGGGTGGACACCTGCCAG GGGGACAGCGGCGGGCCCCTGATGTACCTGGGCAGGCACTGGCAGGTGGTGGGCATCGTCAGCTGGGGCCAGGGCTGCGGCACCCCCAGCACGCCCGGCGTCTACACCGGCGTCCGAGCCTACCTCAACTGGATCTACACCatccgcagg TCAGAGCTCTGA
- the SMIM35 gene encoding small integral membrane protein 35 isoform X1: MVLVPKGTLLGGGGSLSLGLPAVTAGARSCPQQEHRAACVGTHRPQPCTEASPGWGTGKPRPRCEGDACQGSSAFSSGNQSSQRARSGEVAVSPGEEGTGRTRQALLQQLPAQAASSSSHRKASDQGMDPGAGQEPISVLGLILGLGLALLILVLFGYAFVRCYQQGRCWRRPDFVFNLYHSCGLRSVAVELTPPFSISGLLSEAGGGYVRFQEQGL; encoded by the exons ATGGTCCTGGTGCCAAAGGGGacgctgctggggggggggggatccctgTCCCTCGGGCTCCCAGCTGTGACAGCAGGGGCCCGATCCTGTCCgcagcaggagcacagagcTGCCTGCGTGGGCACGCAtcgcccccagccctgcacggAGGCGAGCCCGGGTTGGGGCACAGGGAAGCCTCGTCCCCGGTGCGAGGGCGATGCCTGCCAGGGctcctctgctttctcctctggGAACCAGTCGAGCCAGCGGGCGAGGAGCGGTGAGGTGGCAGTGTCACCGGGCGAGGAGGGGACAGGCAGGACGCgccaggctctgctgcagcagctcccagcccaggcagcctccagcagctcccacaggAAGGCATCAGACCAGGGGATGGACCCCGGGGCAG GGCAAGAGCCCATCAGTGTGCTCGGGCTCATCCTGGGCCTTGGGCTGGCCCTGCTGATCCTGGTCCTGTTTGGCTATGCCTTTGTCCGGTGCTACCAGCAGGGCCGGTGCTGGCGCC gGCCTGACTTTGTCTTCAACCTCTACCACAGCTG CGGGCTGAGGTCGGTGGCGGTGGAGCTGACCCCACCATTCAGCATCAGCGGCTTGCTGAGCGAGGCGGGGGGCGGCTACGTGCGCTTCCAAGAGCAGGGGCTGTGA
- the SMIM35 gene encoding small integral membrane protein 35 isoform X2, with amino-acid sequence MDPGAGQEPISVLGLILGLGLALLILVLFGYAFVRCYQQGRCWRRPDFVFNLYHSCGLRSVAVELTPPFSISGLLSEAGGGYVRFQEQGL; translated from the exons ATGGACCCCGGGGCAG GGCAAGAGCCCATCAGTGTGCTCGGGCTCATCCTGGGCCTTGGGCTGGCCCTGCTGATCCTGGTCCTGTTTGGCTATGCCTTTGTCCGGTGCTACCAGCAGGGCCGGTGCTGGCGCC gGCCTGACTTTGTCTTCAACCTCTACCACAGCTG CGGGCTGAGGTCGGTGGCGGTGGAGCTGACCCCACCATTCAGCATCAGCGGCTTGCTGAGCGAGGCGGGGGGCGGCTACGTGCGCTTCCAAGAGCAGGGGCTGTGA
- the TMPRSS4 gene encoding transmembrane protease serine 4 isoform X2, whose protein sequence is MDMDSASERLNGSGGPSTRPKTCSVRQSFMRVGIPVLVVVLSLACLAGIGLLVKAYLDYHYFFCKQPLRLLPLRRVCDGEADCLHGEDEASCPQHVPEGPQAGARVSRDRSILQVLNRNTGAWSCVCHDHFNLALAKAACEQMGYSSTPTFRAVEAGAGQPLPPCDLVLSEGSLQVPKPGRKCLSGSVVSLVCSSCGESVRTPRVLGGRPAAIESWPWQVSLQYRTEHICGGSIIDPSWILTAAHCFRNNLILQSWRVKVGSDLLSGSTTLAVEKVLLAEVTPPSPKNNDIALVKLQSPLQVSDRIKPICLPYFDEELVPGTSLWVTGWGYTKEHGKLSETLQQAEVKLVDTTSCNLAAYHGEVTEKMLCAGLPQGGVDTCQSEL, encoded by the exons ATGGACATG GACTCAGCCTCCGAGCGGCTGAACGGCAGCGGAG GTCCCAGCACAAGACCCAAAACCTGCTCGGTGCGGCAGTCCTTTATGCGGGTCGGCATCCCTGTCCTGGTGGTCGTGCTCAGCCTCGCCTGCCTGGCTGGGATCGGGCTCCTGG TCAAGGCTTACCTGGACTACCACTACTTCTTCTGCAAGCAGCCCCTGAGGCTGCTGCCCCTGAGGCGGGTCTGCGACGGGGAGGCAGACTGCCTGCACGGTGAGGACGAGgccagctgtccccagcacgTCCCCGAGGGGCCGCAGGCTGGTG cccgCGTCTCCAGGGACAGATCCATCCTGCAGGTGCTGAACAGGAACACCGGAGCCTGGTCCTGCGTCTGCCACGACCACTTCAACCTGGCCCTGGCCAAGGCAGCGTGCGAGCAAATGGGCTACAGCAG CACCCCGACCTTCCGAGCAGTGGAGGCGGGcgcggggcagcccctgcctccctgcGACCTGGTGCTGAGCGAGGGCAGCCTGCAGGTGCCCAAGCCAGGCAG GAAATGCCTCTCCGGATCGGTTGTTTCACTCGTTTGTTCCA GCTGCGGCGAGAGCGTGAGGACGCCGCGCGTGCTGGGCGGGAGGCCAGCGGCCATCGAATCGTGGCCGTGGCAGGTAAGCCTGCAGTACAGGACGGAGCACATCTGCGGGGGCAGCATCATCGACCCCAGCTGGATCCTCACCGCGGCGCACTGCTTCAG GAACAACCTCATCCTCCAGAGCTGGCGAGTGAAGGTCGGCTCTGACCTCCTCTCGGGCTCCACCACCCTGGCTGTGGAGAAGGTCTTGCTGGCCGAGGTGACGCCGCCGTCCCCCAAGAACAACGACATCGCCCTGGTGAAGCTGCAGTCTCCCCTGCAGGTCTCAG ACAGAATCAAGCCCATCTGCCTGCCCTACTTCGACGAGGAGCTGGTGCCAGGCACGTCCCTGTGGGTGACAGGCTGGGGCTACACAAAGGAGCACG GGAAATTGTCGGAGACCCTGCAGCAGGCGGAGGTGAAGCTGGTCGACACCACGAGCTGCAACCTGGCTGCGTACCACGGGGAGGTGACGGAGAAGATGCTGTGCGCTGGCTTGCCGCAGGGCGGGGTGGACACCTGCCAG TCAGAGCTCTGA